The genome window ATAGCAAGCGAAACCTGATTTGGCTGGCTTGGGTTTCATTTATACCGCTCGTTCTATTTCCGCTTTGGATTACGTTCCTAGTATTATACCAGTAGTTTGAAGGTATCACGTTTTGAGAGTGACATATGATTGATTACCGTCACTCCCCTCCCTTGATGCTTTGCCTGTAAGAGGCACTAGGAATGCCCTTGAACACTCTTACAGGTAGGGTTACGTCCAAGGGAGCGTAATGGAATTGAAACCTCATCGTACGAATTGAATTCGAGTTTATTACTGACAAAAAATGGAATGCTCATTGATATGGCAAAAACATCGAGACTTCGCTCTTTTCGCCAAAATCATGCATGCAGAAGTTTCATATCAACACGAAAAAAAACATTCAACGGTACACTTGCAAGTAATACTACGATTACGCCTCGCATGTGAAACAGAAAATGAAGGTATTTGATTTAACGTCTATTTCTTTTTCGGATAGTGAAGGTATTCAGACATCCATGCTTAACCCACTTGCAAAAGAGGGAGTCTCTACCAAAATCGTTTTCTACTTTAATAAATACCGAATCCTGACTTAAACAGTAATGGAGAAGTGCTTCTCTTTCCTCTGGATGATGAGAATCACTTAATGCGAAGAAATTAATGGTGTCTCCTCTATAACTTTCAAGCTCCCAATACGCATCATCTATTTCTGTTAAATGAACAGGAACGGTAAAGTGCCTGACAGAGAATCCTTTCTCCCATTTCTCCTTAAATACACCTTCAACTCTGATTAGATACCGTTCCTTGCCTAAAAACACTCTTTCTCTTGTAACTTCGGTTTTGATAATAATGATTTCAATTCCGTTTCTCATTGTGACTTTTTCAACTAAGGATTCGACTTTCATAATATACCCCCTAATCCCTTTACCTTGTTATCATTATCTTTCACCTTTTAAACGCTGAAGATGGTACTCAGTATTTTGTCTCTCCCTTTCTACCGTCCCATCTTTTTGACCAATTAACCTTCTCCGATTATATTCAATTTTCCGAAGACGGAACGCCTGATCTGGTGACAAAGAAGCAATATCAATGTTTTGATCCAGCAACTCCATCAACATTTCTGCCTCGGAAGAATACAGGTTTACATCACGAAGACAATCGTTTATGTATTGATATGCTCGTATCTCAAAGCGATATTTTTTAAATTCACCCATGATATACTGAACATCTGTAGTAAGTGGTTTAGTTATCGGAAGATCATGTCCATCAGCTTTTTGGTTGTGATAAAACTCATACGCATTCCCTAACTGATATCCCAGTGACAATGGCTTGTCTTTTTTCCCGTCTCTTGTTATTGCAACTATCAACATGAACGGCAAATCATCGTACTTTGCACACGCTACATCCATATTACTGGGGTCAGCCCAATGCTCAAAATATTTGTCATAAGGATGGCTGTGATAAGTGCCAATAAGTCGTGAGGTTGAGAGAATTTGCCTTGCATTATTAATCGCATTGTCAATTTTACTATTTGGCTCTACTTCATCCTCAGCTCTTTTTGTTACATTGCCAACAGGAAATACGTAGTCACATTCCAGGATCTCATTCGACTTGATTCCGAATAGAAGACCGTGAGATTCTGCTTGCATCTTCTTGATTTCCTGCGGAAAGAATTGGATAGCATCCAATAATATCGTTGAGAAAGCATTCTGTGAAAGATTGAAAGAATCTAAAATTACGTCAGCGTGAATATTTGATCTGTTTCCCATTACCAATACCTCTCCCTACTCAAATCAGCTAATCGCACCATCGGGCACATCGGGCAACTGCGGGACATCTCCATGACTCTCGTACACTTCTTCAAACTGCTCCAGTATCAAATAAAGAGAAGACAACGGATCCTGTAGATGGTTATGCGTTGTCCCTACCATGGTCGGAAAGGCAACAAGATGACCTTCCATCGCATCCGCCTCACAGTGTAGGCTTCGAACTAAAAAATCATCACCAGTCAATGTTCCATTATCCCACGTTACTTCCGTTTCTTTACCATTGTATTTCCCTTTTATCGTAAACAAGCCCACTCCCCCTTACCGCCTCTATCCCCGCACCATCTCGATACATTCAGGTGAATCGTTCTTCACATTCCCGACCAGCGTTGATACTGGATACGCTATCATTTCTTCCGCTGGATACGGTTGTAGCAAATCCAATATCTCATCCATATTTGTATTTCCCCTGTCCAACCAAATCCCCTCTTTTTCCCTGCTTAGAATAACTGGCATCCGATCATGGACCTCTTCAACTAACCTGTTAGGTTTTGTCGTGATGATCGTAAAGGTACCGAGCCTTTGACCATTAACTGGATTGATCCAAGTATCATAAAGCCCAGCTAAACTAAAAATACACTCATCTCGCATCATGATCCTCATCGGTTGCTTCTTCTCGTTCACATTTTTCCATTCGTAAAACGAGTCCGCAGGGATAATGCATCTCTTTCGGTAAATTAAATTCTTGAACGAAGCTTTATCTAATACGGTTTCCGCTCTTGCATTGATCATTTTTCCTGCCATGCTTCCGTCTTTAGCCCATGAAGGAATAAGTCCCCATCGAAGTTGATCTATCCGATTTCTTTTACCATCATTGATGACCGCAGGAGTCATCTGCATAGGAGCTACGTTGTACCTCGCACTGTGAAAAAGATCAATCGCTTCAGCAATTGAAAATCGGAGAAGTAGATCTTCATGAGAAACTGCAATCGTAAATCGACCACACATCAAGGTCTCCCTCCCTTCTTTTCATAATGATACCCCATCATTGTCTCTTTCTTCGCCTATTAATACGCCTGACCCTTTTATAAAGCAGACAATCGCAATCGAAAATCTTTCTAAGCTCTCCATAAACCCGTACAGGCACATCAGTAAATACAAAAATGGTATTTTCCCCTCTCATCTCTATCTGAAACTCAACTGGCATACCTTGGAGTTTTTCAATAATCTTCTCTATACTATTGTCCTGTACAATGAAATACATCGATTTCCCCATCTTGAATCGCCCCCTATTTAACTTGCCATAGTCAATTGGGACAAAAAAAGAAAAAGAAGAAGTCCAACAGTTTAGCCAGACTTCCTCCTTGTTGTTACGACCATCTTTGCTTGTTTCCCCTGTTTTGACTAATGTTGATTGTATTTTCACAGAGAGGATAATTTGAACAACCTAAAAACTCACCCCTTTTTCCAGATCTCTTTACCATATAACCATTGCATCGTATACAGAAAATTTGGTTATTAAGTATTCGGACATCATTATAGGTCTGATCACAACGAGGATAGTGGCTACATCCTAAGAAA of Brevibacillus choshinensis contains these proteins:
- a CDS encoding SOS response-associated peptidase → MCGRFTIAVSHEDLLLRFSIAEAIDLFHSARYNVAPMQMTPAVINDGKRNRIDQLRWGLIPSWAKDGSMAGKMINARAETVLDKASFKNLIYRKRCIIPADSFYEWKNVNEKKQPMRIMMRDECIFSLAGLYDTWINPVNGQRLGTFTIITTKPNRLVEEVHDRMPVILSREKEGIWLDRGNTNMDEILDLLQPYPAEEMIAYPVSTLVGNVKNDSPECIEMVRG